A stretch of the Xylocopa sonorina isolate GNS202 chromosome 12, iyXylSono1_principal, whole genome shotgun sequence genome encodes the following:
- the Tup gene encoding LIM1_Isl and LIM2_Isl domain-containing protein tup gives MEIGGAAMQRMAAAGGPGPLSLQGPPRSVKISPVNIQDEPGDLTSQKGTSSHCVGCGGRIHDQWILRVAPNLEWHAACLKCAECQQFLDEHCTCFVRDGKTYCKRDYVRLFGTKCDKCSECFSKDDYVMRAKSKIYHIKCFRCSACMRQLVPGDEFALRQDGLFCRHDHDVLEGGKLCSGPGGVPGSENNNNASLMNNNHHLHPNDGSISDSGSESGSHKAGVGGTRGSGGHKSGGGSDGKPTRVRTVLNEKQLHTLRTCYAANPRPDALMKEQLVEMTGLSPRVIRVWFQNKRCKDKKKTIAMKQQMQEKDGRKLGFGGMHGIPMVASSPVRHESSIGITPLEVQAYQPPWKALVDFALHTDLDRMDPNASSYHHLVSQMHGYDLHSGPPQLPPPGMHGGPMNDGGGGGPPPPGPHHPSGGGPDMGQHPDSTDSYVTYLESDSDSLHHDTGSP, from the exons AAGGCACAAGTTCGCATTGCGTGGGCTGCGGCGGGCGAATCCACGACCAGTGGATTCTGCGAGTAGCGCCGAATCTGGAATGGCACGCTGCGTGTTTGAAATGCGCGGAGTGCCAGCAATTTTTGGACGAGCACTGCACCTGCTTCGTGCGGGATGGGAAAACGTACTGCAAGCGTGATTACGTCAG GCTGTTCGGGACGAAGTGCGACAAGTGCAGCGAGTGCTTCAGCAAGGACGACTACGTGATGAGGGCAAAGAGCAAGATTTATCACATAAAGTGCTTTCGATGCTCGGCGTGCATGAGGCAGCTGGTGCCCGGCGACGAGTTCGCTTTGAGACAGGACGGCCTCTTCTGCAGACACGATCACGACGTCCTCGAGGGTGGGAAACTCTGCTCAGGCCCAGGCGGTGTTCCTGGCAGCGAGAACAACAACAACGCATCCCTTATGAATAATAATCATCATCTGCACCCCAACGACGGCTCGATATCAG ACTCCGGGTCCGAGAGTGGATCGCACAAGGCTGGCGTGGGTGGTACTCGAGGGTCGGGCGGCCATAAAAGCGGCGGCGGTTCTGACGGGAAACCAACCAGGGTCCGCACCGTTCTGAACGAGAAGCAGCTCCACACTCTGAGGACTTGTTACGCGGCGAATCCGCGGCCGGACGCGTTGATGAAGGAGCAGCTGGTCGAGATGACAGGGCTGAGCCCGCGCGTGATCAGGGTATGGTTCCAGAACAAACGGTGCaaggataaaaaaaaaacgatcgcCATGAAGCAGCAGATGCAGGAAAAG gatggCCGTAAATTAGGCTTTGGTGGGATGCATGGAATTCCTATGGTGGCCAGTAGTCCCGTGAGACACGAGAGCTCCATAGGGATAACGCCGCTCGAAGTGCAAGCTTATCAACCCCCGTGGAAAGCTCTCGTTGACTTCGCCCTCCATACTGATTTGGACAGGATGGACCCTAACGCTTCCTCTTATCATCATCTTGTATCCCAG ATGCACGGCTACGATCTTCACAGCGGGCCACCGCAATTGCCACCGCCGGGGATGCACGGTGGGCCGATGAACGACGGCGGAGGCGGCGGACCGCCACCCCCGGGACCACACCATCCGAGCGGCGGTGGCCCAGACATGGGACAGCACCCGGACAGCACGGATAGCTATGTGACTTACCTCGAAAGTGACAGTGACTCGCTCCACCACGATACAGGAAGTCCATAG
- the LOC143429829 gene encoding sorting nexin-4, which translates to MEEVFQNGNYQREANANMTTMETQKEDSLFDHMEISIVETEKRANGALNLREFYTVYLIETKVTDPDFKGALTKVSSLWRRYTEFELLRAYLEISYPYIVLPPLPEKKVLYAWQKVTTDTFDPDFVDRRRVGLENFLLRVASHPILSRDEHFMGFLQQKDGWRESIKETGYLQLVESKLKALSVAVRLRKPDKRFETIKNYGIELQNNLCNLLRVRARLVEKQHSLYKLHTNYGRVFSEWSAIEREMGDGLQKSGHYLDSLAATIDTTLEEEELIADQLKEWLFGASALQAVVKRREALQLAKDEAHDALTAAFEQKEKVIQGKSGLMSRLFVSVDTEEVRELKMLQLEQRIAQHEETVKRVDEDLKSFSIKAMIDIERFQHQKVMDLKEILAAYCILQFKLARKGLQAWQHIKNCLESMP; encoded by the exons ATGGAAGAAGTGTTTCAGAACGGAAATTATCAGAGGGAGGCGAACGCGAACATGACCACTATGGAGACACAAAAAGAG GATTCATTGTTCGACCACATGGAGATCTCAATAGTCGAGACTGAAAAGCGAGCAAACGGAGCATTGAATTTACGAGAGTTTTATACAGTCTACCTCATTGAGACTAA AGTTACTGATCCAGATTTTAAAGGTGCACTCACCAAAGTAAGTTCTCTGTGGCGCAGATACACAGAATTTGAACTGCTGCGAGCTTATCTAGAAATTTCTTATCCGTATATTGTACTGCCTCCGTTACCAGAAAAAAAGGTTTTATATGCTTGGCAAAAAGTTACAACCGATACATTCGACCCAGATTTTGTTGATAGACGTAGAGTTGGTCTTGAG AATTTCTTATTGAGGGTAGCCTCGCATCCCATATTGTCTCGCGATGAGCATTTTATGGGATTTTTACAGCAGAAAGATGGCTGGAGGGAAAGCATCAAAGAGACTG GTTATTTACAATTAGTGGAATCAAAATTAAAGGCACTAAGTGTAGCAGTGCGACTAAGAAAACCAGATAAACGATTTGAAACAATAAAAAATTATGGAATTGAACTTCAG AATAATTTATGTAATCTCCTCCGAGTGCGTGCGCGACTTGTAGAAAAACAACACAGTCTGTACAAATTACATACGAATTATGGTCGTGTGTTCAGCGAATGGAGTGCCATAGAAAGGGAGATGGGTGATGGGCTGCAG AAATCGGGTCACTACTTGGATTCGTTAGCAGCGACAATAGACACAACTCTTGAGGAAGAGGAACTAATAGCAGATCAGTTGAAAGAATGGTTGTTTGGGGCTTCTGCACTGCAAGCGGTTGTCAAACGGAGAGAAGCGTTACAATTAGCCAAAGACGAAGCTCATGATGCACTAACTGCTGCATTCGAGCAAAAAGAAAAAGTTATACAAG GCAAATCGGGTTTAATGTCACGATTATTTGTTTCCGTTGATACGGAAGAGGTTCGTGAATTAAAGATGCTACAATTAGAACAAAGAATCGCACAGCATGAAGAAACAGTCAAACGAGTGGATGAAGATTTAAA ATCTTTCTCCATTAAAGCAATGATAGATATAGAACGATTTCAACACCAAAAAGTAATGGATTTAAAAGAGATTTTAGCAGCTTATTGTATCTTGCAATTTAAACTTGCTAGAAAG GGATTGCAAGCTTGGCAGCATATCAAGAATTGCCTGGAAAGTATGCCATAA
- the LOC143429816 gene encoding synaptic vesicle glycoprotein 2B yields the protein MMVFKRIFDLLSMFSYSKLPREDVKSEETGPADFERAIINSGYGKFNYLLLLAVLPASFSSIFSSSTMSYVLPSAECDLGLTMLDKGLLNSMTFAGMISTAFFWGFMTDTFGRKKIMFYGYMFTGILSLATCFSHTSWLLILFKFLDGVVISGPYAALMSYLAELHNETHRSRMYMWLGVFFSLGNISLPCIAWLIIPQKWTINLINGTMEINSWRVFLAICSLPEFLACMAIFAFPESPRFLLLKGRRQEALQVFKKIYSVNTGKDPDTYPVKDLEEEYSVESSSDTVKDKLRSCWQQIRPLFLSPNIFKLIAIGLIQLGATIGSNSIRLWMPQLFTMMEHFKNDYSKQEYINSEPRVCYMLGQRQTNHSFTSSFVNETLNVTHTCIPAELNSKVFINSIVIATTGVVGYTLAGTLITVVGKKKLIATCFMVAAACCASLYWAQSVDSILALCSVFVAMSSIGGACVVNIIVDNFPTCLRTMAVSLTMMVGRIGAVVGNLLFPVLFDLSCLGPFIMIGSASLVSAFLVTLLPRKHSQKDKPKQLA from the exons ATGATGGTGTTCAAACGAATCTTCGATCTGCTTTCGATGTTCAGCTATAGTAAACTGCCAC GTGAAGACGTAAAGTCTGAGGAGACCGGTCCTGCAGATTTCGAACGAGCAATAATAAATTCTG GTTATGGAAAGTTCAACTACCTGTTGCTGTTGGCCGTGTTGCCCGCCAGTTTCTCCAGTATCTTCTCCTCCTCGACGATGTCGTACGTCTTACCTTCCGCTGAATGCGACCTGGGGCTTACCATGCTCGACAAGGGCCTGCTCAACTCGATGACATTTGCAG GTATGATCAGCACCGCGTTTTTCTGGGGATTCATGACCGACACATTTGGTCGTAAGAAGATAATGTTTTATGGTTACATGTTCACCGGGATATTGAGCCTGGCGACGTGTTTTTCGCATACTTCGTGGCTTTTAATTTTATTCAAGTTTCTCGATGGCGTAGT TATATCTGGTCCATACGCTGCTCTGATGTCTTATTTGGCGGAACTGCACAACGAGACGCATCGATCTCGAATGTACATGTGGTTAGGAGTCTTCTTCTCGCTTGGGAACATTTCTCTTCCTT GCATCGCGTGGCTGATCATACCCCAAAAATGGACCATCAACCTCATAAACGGGACAATGGAGATTAACTCGTGGCGCGTGTTTCTGGCGATTTGCTCGTTGCCAGAGTTCCTCGCCTGCATGGCGATCTTCGCGTTCCCTGAGAGCCCGCGTTTTCTTCTGTTAAAGGGCAGACGACAGGAGGCTCTCCAGGTTTTCAAGAAGATATACTCTGTGAACACTGGCAAGGATCCGGACACGTATCCA GTGAAGGATCTAGAGGAAGAATATTCCGTTGAATCGTCGAGCGACACAGTGAAAGATAAGTTGCGCTCTTGCTGGCAACAGATCAGGCCGTTGTTTCTTTCGCCAAATATCTTCAAACTTATCGCGATAGGTTTGATACAACTGGGCGCCACGATAGG ATCGAACTCGATCAGACTATGGATGCCACAATTGTTCACAATGATGGAGCACTTCAAGAACGATTACTcgaaacaggaatacataaactcAGAGCCACGCGTCTGTTACATGTTGGGCCAACGACAAACGAACCATAGTTTCACATCAAGTTTCGTAAACGAAACTTTAAATGTCACTCACACGTGCATACCG GCGGAATTGAATTCGAAAGTGTTCATCAATTCGATCGTGATTGCAACCACTGGTGTCGTAGGATATACCTTGGCAGGTACACTAATCACTGTAGTCGGAAAGAAGAAACTCATAG CAACTTGCTTCATGGTAGCAGCTGCTTGTTGCGCGTCCCTCTACTGGGCTCAAAGCGTCGACAGCATTCTCGCTTTGTGTTCGGTTTTCGTGGCTATGTCCAGTATAGGTGGTGCTTGTGTCGTAAATATTATTGTCGACAATTTTCCTACTTGCTTAAG AACTATGGCAGTTAGTTTAACCATGATGGTGGGCAGAATCGGGGCAGTTGTAGGCAATTTACTATTCCCAGTTCTATTCGACTTGTCTTGCCTGGGTCCTTTCATTATGATTGGTTCAGCTTCTCTAG TATCGGCGTTTCTAGTGACACTTCTTCCTCGGAAGCACTCGCAAAAAGATAAACCGAAGCAACTTGCCTGA